A stretch of the Nicotiana tabacum cultivar K326 chromosome 6, ASM71507v2, whole genome shotgun sequence genome encodes the following:
- the LOC107832418 gene encoding protein MIS12 homolog — translation MEGSESEKVFDSLNLNPKHFVNEALNIADELVDDAFDFFHREAANLLKTEGTNRSEDLKEGVAQIKNMVQLTLDKRLSYWEKYCLDKCFKVPQGFSLPKADGPSGDTSFDINAVENPELDEKLDFLRNKISEVGKESAELHRELRALERQSMLSGHSAASLTEALELYQQLAVDEKFEELVRTASDFQTKVENLATRMVENSEHRRAKRIRTSNGEMFRLSNDGGLLSATLEELQEFVNDIKTLRD, via the exons ATGGAAGGAAGCGAGAGCGAGAAAGTGTTCGATTCGCTGAACCTAAATCCGAAACACTTCGTCAACGAGGCACTCAATATTGCCGACGAGTTAGTTGATGATGCTTTTGATTTCTTCCACCG AGAGGCAGCAAATCTTCTGAAAACTGAAGGAACAAATCGATCGGAAGATCTAAAAGAG GGTGTGGCTCAAATTAAGAACATGGTCCAATTGACTCTGGACAAGCGGTTGAGTTATTGGGAGAAGTACTGTTTGGACAAATGCTTTAAGGTTCCGCAAGGGTTCTCTTTGCCTAAAGCT GATGGACCATCTGGTGACACTTCATTTGATATTAATGCTGTTGAGAATCCTGAACTAGATGAAAAGTTGGATTTCTTAAGGAACAAGATTTCTGAG GTGGGAAAAGAGTCTGCTGAGCTCCACAGAGAACTACGAGCTCTCGAAAGGCAGTCCATGTTAAGTGGCCACTCTGCTGCCTCTCTTACTGAAGCATTGGAGTTGTATCAGCAACTGGCAGTGGATGAGAAGTTTGAAG AACTGGTACGAACTGCATCAGATTTTCAAACCAAAGTGGAGAATTTGGCGACCAGAATGGTGGAGAACAGTGAGCACCGAAGAGCAAAAAGAATTCGCACTTCAAATGGGGAAATGTTTAGACTGAGCAATGATGGAG GCCTACTGAGTGCGACACTGGAGGAACTTCAAGAATTTGTGAATGATATAAAGACTCTCCGTGACTAA
- the LOC107832417 gene encoding plant cysteine oxidase 3-like isoform X1 gives MCVQQVRGLFNMTKKSPCSVQALFDLCKQTFTPSATSPPSSQAVHKLYSLLDKIGPEEVGLKDESLEDERGHGLFGLNVFNRVDRWAQPITYVDIHEDQNFTMCMFCFPTSAVIPLHDHPGMTVLSKVLYGSLHVKGYDWVEPACIRKSVQIGHPTDEKVLRKGNMMHYLTVRLARLAVDKVITAPHSTSVLYPKSGGNLHCFTAITPCAVLDILAPPYLEAAGRRCTYYHDYPYSSFANGDEIVGNGKEQDYAWLAVVDTPEDLYMRPGRYMGPAIQR, from the exons ATGTGTGTGCAACAAGTTCGAGGGCTCTTCAACATGACGAAGAAGAGTCCTTGTTCCGTTCAGGCTTTATTCGACCTTTGTAAGCAGACTTTCACGCCGTCTGCAACTTCCCCACCTTCTTCTCAAGCCGTTCACAAACTTTATTCCCTTTTAG ataaAATTGGTCCTGAAGAGGTTGGACTGAAAGATGAGAGCTTAGAGGATGAAAGAGGTCATGGTCTTTTTGGACTTAATGTCTTCAACAGGGTGGATCGCTGGGCTCAACCGATAACATATGTGGATATACACGAGGATCAAAACTTTACT ATGTGTATGTTTTGTTTCCCAACTTCTGCAGTCATTCCATTGCACGATCATCCTGGAATGACTGTACTGAGTAAAGTCCTCTATGGATCCTTGCACGTGAAAGGTTATGACTGGGTTGAGCCAGCTTGCATCAGGAAGAGTGTACAAATTGGTCATCCTACAG ATGAAAAAGTATTAAGAAAAGGAAACATGATGCATTATTTGACAGTGAGACTAGCCAGGTTGGCGGTTGATAAGGTCATAACGGCACCACATAGTACATCTGTTTTGTATCCCAAGAGTGGAGGGAATCTGCATTGTTTTACTGCCATTACACCTTGTGCGGTTCTGGATATTCTTGCTCCTCCTTATCTTGAAGCAGCTGGCAGAAGATGTACCTACTACCATGATTATCCTTATTCCAGCTTTG CAAATGGGGATGAAATTGTTGGTAATGGAAAAGAACAAGACTATGCGTGGCTTGCTGTGGTTGATACACCAGAGGATCTGTACATGCGCCCGGGAAGGTACATGGGTCCAGCCATCCAAAGGTAG
- the LOC107832417 gene encoding plant cysteine oxidase 3-like isoform X2 produces the protein MCVQQVRGLFNMTKKSPCSVQALFDLCKQTFTPSATSPPSSQAVHKLYSLLDKIGPEEVGLKDESLEDERGHGLFGLNVFNRVDRWAQPITYVDIHEDQNFTMCMFCFPTSAVIPLHDHPGMTVLSKVLYGSLHVKGYDWVEPACIRKSVQIGHPTVRLARLAVDKVITAPHSTSVLYPKSGGNLHCFTAITPCAVLDILAPPYLEAAGRRCTYYHDYPYSSFANGDEIVGNGKEQDYAWLAVVDTPEDLYMRPGRYMGPAIQR, from the exons ATGTGTGTGCAACAAGTTCGAGGGCTCTTCAACATGACGAAGAAGAGTCCTTGTTCCGTTCAGGCTTTATTCGACCTTTGTAAGCAGACTTTCACGCCGTCTGCAACTTCCCCACCTTCTTCTCAAGCCGTTCACAAACTTTATTCCCTTTTAG ataaAATTGGTCCTGAAGAGGTTGGACTGAAAGATGAGAGCTTAGAGGATGAAAGAGGTCATGGTCTTTTTGGACTTAATGTCTTCAACAGGGTGGATCGCTGGGCTCAACCGATAACATATGTGGATATACACGAGGATCAAAACTTTACT ATGTGTATGTTTTGTTTCCCAACTTCTGCAGTCATTCCATTGCACGATCATCCTGGAATGACTGTACTGAGTAAAGTCCTCTATGGATCCTTGCACGTGAAAGGTTATGACTGGGTTGAGCCAGCTTGCATCAGGAAGAGTGTACAAATTGGTCATCCTACAG TGAGACTAGCCAGGTTGGCGGTTGATAAGGTCATAACGGCACCACATAGTACATCTGTTTTGTATCCCAAGAGTGGAGGGAATCTGCATTGTTTTACTGCCATTACACCTTGTGCGGTTCTGGATATTCTTGCTCCTCCTTATCTTGAAGCAGCTGGCAGAAGATGTACCTACTACCATGATTATCCTTATTCCAGCTTTG CAAATGGGGATGAAATTGTTGGTAATGGAAAAGAACAAGACTATGCGTGGCTTGCTGTGGTTGATACACCAGAGGATCTGTACATGCGCCCGGGAAGGTACATGGGTCCAGCCATCCAAAGGTAG